Sequence from the Metopolophium dirhodum isolate CAU chromosome 2, ASM1992520v1, whole genome shotgun sequence genome:
tgttcatataaattcaatatacttaaaatattaccaaTTTAAATTTAGACAAGGTGcaagtattaataaaatcatgCAATACTAGACATTTGGCAttctttgtattttttttgggaataCTATATATTGAGAAAGCattgttataaatttgtttatgtatCTTTTCATaagaataaaacttattttcatAATCTGATTAAtactaaatcatatttataaaaatattctttaatttttaaatggtaattaataaacacaattatataaaattgaatttataacatttaaccaTTAaggtaacaaataataaatatagatttcaAATGTTTAAGAGATAATCATTGATTTATGTTTATAGAACATgcacaaagaaaaaaatgttatccatAACAAGCTGTGCAAATGTAACTACAATTTTTAAAGGGAATATTACAAGATAAATAAATGCTTGGAAATATCAATACTACTAAAGTACTTCTAATAGTAATTTCACAAACATctgttaattgtataatatataatgataagtaTGCATGGTTGttgttattagtaatattacttaattagtttttttttaattatggatATCTAATAAGCCGTTTCTTTAAGTACTACTTACTGCCAGATTGCCTACGTTTGTAAATGGCGCAACATGGGCACAATAAACAACAGATGCAACTGAGAATGGATGAAAGAATCAGCAAAACAATGAGGATCGGAATAAGGCAAATCAATCTGAAAAacataaaagtaattaaaattttgaattaaacaaatataatgataataataataatatatccacacTTACCCAAAGAGCATAAATTCTTGAAAATTGCAACATTCAACTTTTCCGTCAGTATTATAACAGCAATATTCTTTTGTTTGATCCCCAATAATAGGCGTAGGACATCTGTTGACGGAGAAAGATTCAACCTTAGAGATGAATGGATTGTTATCTACTAACCATGGCAAAGTACAATCATTTGAtcctaaaataaacataaataagatTAGTGAATACCGTATACATTGAAACGCCTTTATTTCAGTATTATGGTCACAACaactaaaatttgtataatagagaaatttatttaatgaaatattgaaattacaTAAATTTAGTCAActgataaaaatacattaatacctatactatattaataatggaAAATAAACGTTAATTGCAATTTTCAACAACATTTCTGATTGGATTTTCGAAATCAGTGTAAACTATATTGaaaacgacattttttttttaaattaagtatcagataatctataattatgttttaaaaatcccAATTCTTCTATTATGATTTTTTcactatttaaaacaaattaagtacctataggtaattacTATAACAGACAATAGGTATCTAATGAAGttagttatgtatatataatatctattacataggtattatattctattccaaaaaaaaaatcgcgatGGAAACATTTCGCGGCTTGCATATGTGCAGTGTTGCTGTCTGCAGTCGGTGCGCTGCCGACTACTGGCCTAACACAACGGTCCAACTGTTCAGAGGCTGTGCAGTTTTTCCAAACTTATTTGGGTTGTGTATACAATagagtgtatacaatataccacacataaagttattaattacttgtttaattaagaaataaaacaataataaagacTATTATGGACTAAATGCAAGGTGCAGCTTAAGCAAATAGTAATTGATACTCATTAGTCAGTAATAAGACCTTGGAAATTGgaatgaaaaaattgaaaacaacaaTGATTACCAATCATCTACCTAGTACCTAAccgttaacaataaaataatagttccTCTAATAAGGATGTATTTGGAAACCTCTTCATCAGTGTCTAGGCAACAAAATTAGCGGTCCTCAAGAGGAACTCATTTATTTTGGTTAAGATGAACTTTTTGGAACATATCAGAAACAAAATTCCCTTATTACTTCAAAGAATATAACTGGAAATTTGTTCAATTTTATCATGCTTTTAGCAGGCTATTGttccaaattattaaatatctcattttaaaaattatatttgttgtgaTAAAAGCAatcgtttaaaattaattttttttcgatccTGGAATGGAAATTCAACAAAGTTCGATTTTATAAGGTAAATTAAACTTC
This genomic interval carries:
- the LOC132938172 gene encoding uncharacterized protein LOC132938172 isoform X1, producing MAVKGLMLLVVAFAFCTCVVKGSNDCTLPWLVDNNPFISKVESFSVNRCPTPIIGDQTKEYCCYNTDGKVECCNFQEFMLFGLICLIPILIVLLILSSILSCICCLLCPCCAIYKRRQSGRVLVQPLSTNCVIIEGMPSIIYSDGSYYASASTGSTPLIPNEYPKQY
- the LOC132938172 gene encoding uncharacterized protein LOC132938172 isoform X2; protein product: MAVKGLMLLVVAFAFCTCVVKGSNDCTLPWLVDNNPFISKVESFSVNRCPTPIIGDQTKEYCCYNTDGKVECCNFQEFMLFGLICLIPILIVLLILSSILSCICCLLCPCCAIYKRVLVQPLSTNCVIIEGMPSIIYSDGSYYASASTGSTPLIPNEYPKQY